One window from the genome of Leishmania donovani BPK282A1 complete genome, chromosome 5 encodes:
- a CDS encoding surface antigen-like protein, producing the protein MAFSLFSLIGTAAVALLLVVAAPSSADTITVNAATQAWLKMWIKSIPNLQIIWLNPNICSRAGIECVSATNSINIRLDGVTSTGFNFIGTLPEVDSSIDGNELQITSISVRGKARFTGTIPASWSRITRLTRLDFSRTRMSGRIPDELGSLATLVSVDFSNSYFCYGLPNWNASSMPMLSQAIFTNNNMRGPFASSWSTFPASLKLDITGNKLCGCMPSSWDSKSNLVAAAKAMDAGTVSNCFRSCNSASLSYCPAPPTGNGAQMITMTTAVVGLVVAVASLVF; encoded by the coding sequence atggctttctctctgttttccCTCATCGGAACGGCTGCCGTGGCTCTTCTACTTGTGGTGGCTGCGCCAAGCTCTGCTGACACCATTACTGTCAATGCTGCCACACAGGCGTGGCTGAAGATGTGGATTAAGTCTATTCCAAACCTGCAGATCATTTGGTTGAACCCGAACATTTGCTCTCGCGCTGGCATTGAGTGCGTTTCTGCCACCAACTCCATCAACATTCGTCTGGATGGCGTGACGTCCACTGGATTCAACTTCATCGGCACCCTCCCTGAGGTTGACAGCTCCATCGACGGCAATGAGCTTCAGATCACCAGCATCTCCGTCAGAGGCAAGGCTCGCTTCACCGGCACTATCCCTGCGTCGTGGTCGCGCATCACCCGGCTGACTCGCCTGGATTTTAGCAGAACGCGGATGAGCGGCCGGATTCCTGATGAGCTCGGCAGCCTCGCTACCTTGGTGTCTGTCGACTTCTCGAACTCATACTTCTGCTACGGCCTGCCCAACTGGAACGCTTCTAGCATGCCGATGCTTTCACAGGCCATTTTCACGAATAACAACATGCGCGGCCCGTTTGCCTCATCCTGGTCCACCTTCCCAGCTTCCCTGAAGCTCGACATCACCGGCAACAAGCTATGCGGTTGCATGCCCAGCTCGTGGGACTCCAAATCGAACctggtggctgctgccaaGGCCATGGATGCTGGCACTGTCTCCAACTGCTTTCGTTCTTGCAACTCCGCTTCCCTGTCTTACTGCCCGGCTCCGCCCACTGGCAACGGCGCGCAGATGATTACGATGACTACGGCCGTGGTTGGCCTGGTTGTCGCTGTTGCTTCCTTGGTCTTCTGA